One window of Thermocoleostomius sinensis A174 genomic DNA carries:
- a CDS encoding D-glycero-alpha-D-manno-heptose-1,7-bisphosphate 7-phosphatase — MSQSAVFLDKDGTLIENVPYNVDITRIRLCSGVLAGLSLLSKANYPLFVISNQSGIARGYFSEADLIAVEDCLQSQLAPSEVALNGFYYCPHLPDGCISAYAIECDCRKPRPGLLQQAARDHAIDLSCSWFVGDILHDVEAGRAAGCRTILIDNGNETEWHLSPARLPHHIVADFAEAAQIILTIDRIHNSMKQIHPIDSLSTSLNIL; from the coding sequence ATGAGCCAATCTGCTGTTTTCTTAGATAAAGATGGAACTTTGATTGAGAACGTTCCTTATAACGTTGATATCACTCGTATTCGACTTTGTTCTGGTGTTTTAGCTGGATTAAGTCTACTCTCCAAAGCCAACTATCCCTTGTTTGTGATTAGCAATCAATCTGGAATTGCTAGAGGATATTTTTCGGAAGCAGATTTGATAGCGGTTGAAGACTGTTTACAATCCCAGTTAGCACCCAGCGAAGTTGCGCTGAACGGCTTCTATTATTGCCCCCACCTGCCAGACGGTTGTATTTCTGCCTATGCGATCGAGTGTGATTGCCGTAAACCTCGTCCAGGTCTCCTGCAACAAGCTGCCCGTGATCACGCGATCGATCTATCCTGCTCTTGGTTTGTTGGCGATATCTTACATGATGTGGAAGCGGGGCGTGCGGCGGGTTGTCGTACTATCCTGATTGATAATGGCAACGAAACAGAATGGCACCTATCCCCCGCTCGACTGCCGCATCATATTGTTGCTGATTTTGCGGAAGCGGCACAAATTATCTTGACCATCGATCGCATCCACAACAGCATGAAACAGATTCACCCGATTGATTCACTCTCTACCTCACTCAATATCCTATGA
- a CDS encoding glycosyltransferase, protein MQKVRPKIVFIAGTYQPQRCGVAHYTARLRNALAQHQVTTEVLTTQAAAQSVQDASVIGALQNWRLSELQALVRAVRRSNADILHIQHAAGTYGFDRSIFLFPLLLRASGWRRPIVTTVHEYGWWEWQPQGIPPAWLEALKQWGQKRGWWDREDGFLLTQSHAILTTNHEAEAALFDRLPHLKSRVHRIPIAANVGVTPIDRSKARQQLRRHCGWVQATTIVAFFGFLHPVKGLETLLSAFQQVHQYQPQARLLLVGGVETLALPGEQATRYWQQLHTKVAELGLTSIIHMTGYLATETASRYLSGADIGVLPFHHGVTLKSGSLLTLLSHHLPVIATHIETSDAELNPEIIQPIPPRHVNELASAMLALISDPARCQQLAEAGYSFSCQFSWQAITAAHWQIYQSVLQTSKSALQPLSGVAEESHR, encoded by the coding sequence ATGCAGAAAGTTAGGCCAAAGATTGTGTTCATCGCTGGTACTTATCAGCCTCAACGTTGTGGGGTTGCCCATTACACAGCCCGTCTAAGAAACGCCCTTGCACAACATCAGGTGACAACCGAGGTATTGACAACGCAGGCGGCCGCTCAGTCTGTCCAAGATGCTAGTGTGATAGGGGCGCTACAAAACTGGCGATTGTCTGAGTTACAAGCCCTTGTACGAGCAGTACGTCGATCGAACGCCGATATTCTGCATATTCAACATGCGGCTGGAACCTATGGCTTTGATCGATCGATTTTTCTATTTCCGCTATTGCTGCGCGCCAGTGGTTGGCGACGACCGATTGTCACAACAGTGCACGAGTATGGTTGGTGGGAATGGCAGCCCCAAGGTATCCCTCCGGCTTGGCTAGAAGCCTTGAAGCAATGGGGGCAGAAACGCGGTTGGTGGGATCGAGAAGACGGCTTTTTGCTGACTCAAAGCCATGCCATTCTTACAACCAACCATGAAGCAGAAGCAGCCCTGTTTGATCGTTTACCCCATCTCAAATCAAGAGTGCATCGTATTCCCATTGCAGCAAACGTAGGCGTGACTCCGATCGATCGGAGCAAAGCTCGACAGCAATTGCGACGACACTGCGGTTGGGTCCAAGCGACTACCATAGTAGCCTTTTTCGGGTTTCTGCATCCAGTCAAAGGACTCGAAACGCTCCTGTCTGCCTTTCAGCAAGTTCATCAATACCAACCGCAAGCTCGTCTGCTTTTGGTAGGTGGGGTGGAAACGCTGGCATTACCCGGAGAGCAAGCAACTCGCTATTGGCAGCAGCTACACACCAAAGTAGCTGAGTTGGGACTAACCTCGATCATTCACATGACAGGATACTTGGCGACTGAGACAGCTTCTCGTTATTTATCAGGAGCCGATATTGGGGTTCTGCCGTTCCATCATGGCGTCACACTCAAGAGCGGCTCACTCCTGACTCTGCTGTCTCATCACCTGCCTGTTATTGCAACCCACATTGAAACAAGCGATGCAGAACTTAATCCTGAAATCATTCAACCCATTCCGCCCCGTCACGTTAATGAACTTGCCAGCGCCATGCTTGCTTTGATTTCTGATCCGGCTCGATGTCAACAGCTTGCGGAAGCAGGCTATTCCTTTAGCTGTCAGTTCAGTTGGCAAGCGATTACAGCCGCTCATTGGCAGATATATCAATCAGTGTTACAGACTTCAAAATCTGCCCTACAGCCTCTATCTGGTGTCGCCGAGGAGAGTCATCGATGA
- the gorA gene encoding glutathione-disulfide reductase, giving the protein MTYNYELLIIGAGSAGLAAAKRAASYGVQVAIVEQEQLGGVCTNRGCIPKKLMVYAADFATAIDDAKQYGWSVSKGTFDWQQFIHVRDRELARIHQSQQDSLSKAGVELIRGHAAFLDAHTVAIDDRPITADKILIAVGGKPNKPPISGIEYTITSREMFQLQELPSHLAIIGGGYIGVEFGSTLRSLGVNITLIETSEYILSGFDHDIQKIVQQGLEQRGIQIIHQAKAREIKPVANRLQLTTDGKTSETITVDTILCATGRTPNLESLNLDKAGVALKDKAIAVDEYSRTTQDNIFAVGDCTDRLPLTPVARTEGHAFADTVFGHHPRKLDYERIPSAVFARPEAASIGMTESRACEIYGEDAIECDRTEFTPLYNRLSGSNQSALFKRVIHRETDRILGVHLVCDHAAEIIQGITLAIQQGVTKQEMKHTIGIHPTSAEELFE; this is encoded by the coding sequence ATGACATATAACTACGAGTTACTAATCATTGGCGCAGGTTCCGCCGGATTGGCAGCGGCTAAGCGGGCGGCCAGCTATGGGGTACAAGTCGCGATCGTGGAACAAGAACAATTAGGGGGCGTCTGCACTAATCGAGGCTGCATTCCCAAGAAATTAATGGTTTATGCGGCTGATTTTGCTACTGCAATCGATGATGCTAAGCAATACGGCTGGTCGGTTTCTAAAGGTACTTTTGACTGGCAGCAGTTTATCCACGTTCGCGATCGAGAGCTTGCTCGGATTCATCAATCTCAGCAAGATTCATTGTCTAAAGCAGGCGTTGAGCTGATTCGAGGTCATGCAGCGTTTTTAGACGCCCATACGGTTGCAATAGACGATCGCCCCATCACCGCCGATAAGATTTTGATTGCTGTGGGGGGAAAGCCCAACAAACCACCGATTTCTGGCATTGAATATACTATTACGTCTCGTGAAATGTTCCAGCTTCAGGAATTACCTTCTCACCTAGCCATTATTGGGGGTGGATACATTGGCGTGGAATTTGGTAGCACACTACGATCACTCGGTGTAAATATTACGCTAATAGAAACGAGTGAATATATTCTCTCGGGTTTCGATCATGATATACAGAAAATTGTGCAACAAGGATTGGAACAGCGCGGTATTCAAATTATTCATCAAGCGAAAGCAAGGGAAATCAAACCTGTTGCTAATCGATTACAGCTAACAACTGACGGAAAGACCTCAGAAACGATTACTGTTGATACCATTCTTTGCGCGACTGGGCGAACACCCAATCTAGAGTCTTTAAACTTAGACAAAGCGGGCGTCGCACTGAAGGATAAAGCGATTGCGGTCGATGAATATAGTCGCACCACTCAAGACAATATCTTTGCGGTAGGAGATTGTACCGATCGCCTTCCTTTAACCCCTGTAGCCCGTACAGAAGGTCATGCGTTTGCTGATACGGTGTTTGGTCATCATCCGCGCAAACTTGATTACGAGCGCATTCCGTCGGCAGTATTTGCCCGTCCAGAAGCTGCCAGCATTGGCATGACTGAATCCAGGGCGTGCGAAATCTATGGAGAAGATGCTATTGAATGCGATCGTACCGAATTTACGCCGCTCTATAACCGTCTAAGTGGTTCTAATCAATCAGCCTTATTCAAGCGCGTAATTCATCGCGAAACCGATCGCATTTTAGGAGTTCACTTAGTCTGCGACCATGCGGCCGAAATTATTCAAGGAATTACATTAGCGATACAGCAAGGTGTCACAAAACAGGAAATGAAGCATACAATCGGCATTCATCCTACCTCTGCTGAGGAATTGTTTGAATAA
- the rfaE2 gene encoding D-glycero-beta-D-manno-heptose 1-phosphate adenylyltransferase, which translates to MSSDLLDLIDRWKSLTVLVIGDAMLDCYLTGSSDRLCREAPAPVVAIHQRQDIPGGAANTAANLISLGSKPLLLSVTGTDHEGDRLRTALEQRGLSLAHLLQSDRATLAKQRIMAGSQVLVRLDQGSTEAIAGDLERTFIDQLIAQFPLCDAVIVSDYSYGVLTPRIIQVLADLQARFPRTVVIDSRRLENYRTVGVTAVKPNYEEAIQLLGLPKQLQNRAEQIAPHGDRLLAITGAAIVAVTLDLEGAIIFEAGQPPLRTYARPVPQNQTSGAGDTFISALTLALATGASTTTATNLATSATAIVVQQPGTTACKAEELCQAVIDATSRSKLILDQSDLATYIQQYRAAGQRIVFTNGCFDILHPGHVTYLTQAKALGDVLIIGVNTDESIRQLKGIGRPINPLSDRLIVLSALSCVDHVVPFAELTPKNLIRIVCPDIYVKGGDYTRETLPEAELVEELGGDVRILPYVDNRSTTRLIHQIRTLHV; encoded by the coding sequence ATGAGTTCTGACCTACTTGATCTAATCGATCGTTGGAAATCTCTGACGGTTCTTGTCATTGGAGACGCCATGTTGGACTGTTACCTGACGGGTAGTTCCGATCGCCTCTGCCGAGAAGCACCTGCCCCAGTCGTTGCCATTCATCAACGGCAAGATATTCCAGGTGGAGCCGCCAATACAGCCGCCAATTTGATCAGTTTAGGCAGTAAACCACTGTTGTTATCTGTTACTGGGACCGACCATGAGGGCGATCGACTGCGGACTGCATTAGAACAACGTGGGCTGTCTCTGGCTCATCTTTTGCAGTCTGACCGAGCAACGCTGGCAAAGCAGCGAATTATGGCAGGTTCACAAGTTTTGGTGCGCTTAGATCAAGGTAGTACCGAGGCGATCGCTGGTGATTTAGAAAGAACATTCATTGATCAGTTAATCGCTCAGTTTCCGCTTTGTGATGCAGTGATTGTTTCCGACTATAGCTATGGCGTGCTAACACCGCGCATCATTCAAGTTCTTGCTGATTTGCAAGCCCGTTTTCCGCGCACGGTGGTGATTGATTCTCGACGGTTAGAGAACTATCGCACCGTAGGGGTAACCGCAGTAAAACCCAATTATGAGGAAGCGATTCAACTATTAGGATTACCCAAGCAGCTACAGAATCGAGCCGAGCAAATTGCACCTCATGGCGATCGCTTGTTGGCAATCACGGGAGCCGCTATCGTGGCTGTAACGCTGGATTTGGAAGGAGCCATCATCTTTGAAGCAGGACAGCCTCCCTTGCGCACGTATGCCCGCCCTGTGCCGCAAAATCAAACCTCTGGAGCAGGAGATACGTTTATCAGCGCTCTGACTCTAGCACTGGCAACAGGAGCCTCAACCACAACCGCTACTAACCTAGCCACTTCAGCCACCGCGATCGTGGTGCAACAGCCTGGAACAACCGCCTGTAAAGCCGAAGAACTGTGCCAAGCGGTGATTGACGCTACCAGCCGCAGCAAGTTAATTCTCGATCAGTCGGATTTGGCCACCTATATTCAGCAATATCGAGCCGCCGGGCAGCGGATTGTTTTCACCAACGGCTGCTTTGATATTTTGCATCCGGGACACGTGACCTACCTCACGCAAGCAAAAGCCTTGGGCGATGTGTTGATTATTGGTGTCAACACCGACGAAAGCATTCGGCAGTTAAAAGGCATAGGACGCCCTATTAATCCTCTTAGCGATCGATTAATCGTTCTATCAGCATTAAGTTGTGTAGATCACGTTGTTCCGTTTGCCGAATTAACGCCAAAGAATTTGATTCGCATTGTTTGCCCAGATATTTATGTCAAGGGCGGCGACTACACGCGAGAAACCTTGCCCGAAGCGGAATTGGTTGAGGAATTGGGAGGAGATGTACGAATTTTGCCCTATGTAGATAATCGTTCTACCACTCGTCTGATTCATCAAATTCGCACGTTGCATGTTTAA
- a CDS encoding glycosyltransferase family 2 protein: MTTTVDILIPTYCRPAALAVTLTSLCAQTYQDFRVVISDQSDREQTSLQSGEVQTVLRVLQAHGHSITTYTHLPRRGIAEQRQFLLDQATAPYVLCLDDDLLLEPWVLDRLMTAMQAEQCGFVGSAPIGLSFQDDVRPHQQIIEFWHGPVQPEIVRSGTPAWERYKLHNAANVYHVQQHLKLTPETMRKYRVAWIAGCVLYDASKLRQVGGFEFWRELPPNHCGEDVLAQLRVMAEYGGCGILPSGVYHQELPTTIPDRSMDAPQLLGLQRG; encoded by the coding sequence ATGACCACTACGGTTGATATCCTCATTCCCACTTATTGTCGTCCAGCGGCATTGGCTGTCACCTTGACCAGTCTTTGTGCGCAAACCTATCAAGATTTTCGTGTTGTGATTTCCGATCAGTCCGACCGAGAGCAAACGTCACTGCAATCTGGCGAAGTACAAACGGTTTTACGAGTGCTGCAAGCCCATGGGCATTCCATTACAACGTACACTCACCTACCCCGGCGCGGCATCGCAGAACAGCGACAGTTTTTACTCGATCAAGCTACTGCTCCCTATGTTTTGTGCCTCGATGACGATCTGTTGTTAGAACCTTGGGTACTCGATCGATTGATGACAGCCATGCAAGCAGAACAGTGTGGTTTTGTGGGGTCGGCTCCGATCGGACTAAGCTTTCAAGATGATGTACGCCCTCATCAACAAATCATTGAATTTTGGCACGGACCTGTGCAACCGGAAATTGTGCGATCGGGGACACCTGCGTGGGAGCGCTACAAGCTCCACAATGCGGCTAATGTCTACCATGTGCAGCAGCACCTCAAACTCACGCCAGAAACCATGCGCAAATATCGCGTAGCTTGGATTGCTGGCTGCGTTCTATATGATGCCAGCAAATTACGCCAAGTTGGGGGGTTTGAGTTTTGGCGAGAACTACCCCCAAATCACTGTGGTGAAGATGTGTTGGCTCAGTTGCGCGTCATGGCTGAGTATGGCGGCTGTGGCATTTTGCCCTCCGGAGTTTATCATCAAGAGTTGCCTACTACCATTCCCGATCGCAGTATGGACGCTCCCCAATTGTTGGGATTGCAGAGAGGATAG
- a CDS encoding glycosyltransferase family 9 protein produces MVSWDSAKNILCIRLDTIGDVIMTVPALRMLKRAMPDRRLTLMTSAAGARVTPLIPDVDDVIVYDAPWLKATEPRSNSTPEFTMIEKLRQFQFDAAVIFTVYSQNPLPAAFLAYLADIPLRLAHCHENPYQLLTHWIKDPEPEQMIRHEVRRQLDLVASIGCVAETETEQGDRPFLQISETAQHRVRTLLIQVGIKLSQPWIVIHPGATAPSRRYPPENFAIVACALVQAGIQIVFTGTQPEAELVQAIQDNMQVPSHSLVDRLSLAELTALLSLSPLLISNNTGPVHIASAIGTPVVDLYALTNLQHTPWNVSHRVLFHDVPCRLCYKSICPETHHHCLRLVEPNTVVKAALDLLNETCSISPQMSGLAIPANTETQQNSIAELHSSISPSFRLPIPIP; encoded by the coding sequence ATGGTTTCCTGGGATTCTGCTAAAAATATTCTCTGCATTCGCTTAGATACAATTGGAGATGTGATCATGACAGTGCCAGCGTTGCGCATGCTGAAACGTGCTATGCCCGATCGACGCCTGACACTGATGACCTCGGCGGCGGGCGCAAGAGTTACTCCGCTGATTCCAGACGTGGATGATGTGATTGTGTATGATGCGCCCTGGCTCAAAGCAACCGAACCACGATCGAACAGCACACCAGAATTTACCATGATCGAGAAACTGCGGCAGTTTCAGTTTGATGCGGCCGTTATTTTCACTGTGTACAGCCAAAATCCGCTGCCTGCCGCCTTTCTTGCTTATTTAGCCGATATTCCGTTGCGCTTGGCCCACTGCCACGAAAACCCTTATCAACTGTTGACCCATTGGATCAAAGATCCGGAACCCGAACAGATGATTCGTCACGAAGTACGCCGACAACTTGATTTAGTGGCTAGTATTGGCTGCGTGGCAGAAACCGAGACAGAACAAGGCGATCGACCGTTTCTCCAGATTTCTGAAACTGCTCAACATCGCGTCCGTACCTTGCTAATTCAGGTAGGCATCAAACTATCGCAACCGTGGATTGTGATTCATCCTGGAGCCACCGCACCGTCTCGTCGATATCCACCCGAAAACTTTGCGATCGTAGCCTGCGCTTTAGTACAGGCAGGAATACAAATTGTTTTTACAGGTACGCAACCGGAAGCAGAACTGGTTCAGGCAATTCAAGACAATATGCAAGTTCCTTCCCATTCTTTAGTCGATCGGCTATCACTCGCAGAGTTAACCGCTTTACTATCTTTATCTCCCTTATTGATCTCTAATAACACCGGACCAGTACATATTGCCTCTGCTATCGGAACTCCCGTTGTTGATCTTTATGCTCTGACAAATTTGCAGCACACTCCTTGGAACGTTTCCCATCGGGTTCTATTTCATGACGTTCCCTGTCGTCTTTGCTATAAGAGCATTTGTCCCGAGACACATCATCATTGCTTGCGTCTAGTTGAACCAAATACTGTTGTAAAAGCGGCTTTAGATTTGTTAAATGAGACTTGCTCAATATCACCGCAAATGAGTGGTTTAGCAATTCCTGCTAATACTGAAACTCAACAAAACTCAATCGCTGAGTTGCATTCTTCTATCTCTCCATCCTTCCGTTTACCCATTCCTATTCCATGA
- a CDS encoding glycosyltransferase family 4 protein: MNSDRPLRVIVYTDSAGIGGAELSLGHLVSTVSPEIELIVVGVSHVVVNTIADRCPQANRIVLPKVGIVSFLSHLKTFWQLCPDVIHFNLCTPWAGAIGLAAALLVPQARIVRVDQLPLRTTDAWTLWRTRWLCLRVDAHVAVGQASARRMEDFYALGRDSVISIANGVPDQPTPPPACHSPMIVGSVGRLDAMKGHDILLRAIAQVDQVRAIILGEGKYRSTLETLINDLGIGDRVELPGWVENPRIYLPRFDVIVMPSRSEGFPLAMVEAMLAARPVIATRVGSMPEAILDQQTGLLIEKNDVDGLVKALRDLRDSPVKRLYLGETARKMALHQYTVETMTTQYEQLWHHVRSRPPTPRLYVSRPKD, translated from the coding sequence ATGAACTCCGATCGCCCCTTGCGCGTTATTGTTTATACGGATTCTGCTGGCATTGGTGGTGCAGAACTCAGTTTAGGACATTTGGTATCGACGGTTTCCCCAGAAATTGAACTAATTGTTGTTGGCGTGTCCCATGTAGTAGTCAACACCATCGCTGATCGCTGTCCACAGGCAAATCGGATTGTTTTACCTAAGGTTGGTATTGTATCGTTCTTATCGCATCTCAAAACTTTTTGGCAACTGTGCCCAGATGTTATTCATTTCAATCTTTGCACCCCTTGGGCAGGGGCAATCGGACTTGCAGCTGCTTTGTTGGTGCCACAGGCAAGAATCGTGCGCGTCGATCAATTACCCCTACGCACAACGGATGCTTGGACGCTGTGGCGAACTCGCTGGCTATGTCTGCGCGTTGATGCCCATGTAGCGGTAGGTCAAGCCAGTGCGCGTCGGATGGAAGATTTTTATGCACTGGGACGTGATAGCGTCATTTCTATTGCCAATGGTGTTCCTGATCAGCCTACGCCGCCCCCTGCTTGCCACAGCCCCATGATTGTGGGTAGTGTAGGACGGTTAGACGCAATGAAAGGGCATGATATTTTGCTGCGAGCAATCGCCCAAGTAGACCAAGTGCGTGCCATTATTTTGGGCGAAGGTAAATATCGATCGACGCTGGAAACTTTGATCAACGATTTAGGCATCGGCGATCGAGTAGAACTACCCGGTTGGGTCGAGAATCCGCGCATCTATTTACCTCGATTTGACGTGATAGTGATGCCCTCTCGCTCGGAAGGATTTCCCTTGGCAATGGTAGAAGCAATGTTAGCAGCCCGTCCAGTTATCGCTACACGGGTAGGCAGTATGCCAGAAGCCATCCTCGATCAGCAAACAGGATTATTGATTGAGAAGAATGATGTTGATGGGCTTGTAAAGGCGTTGCGTGATTTACGCGACAGTCCAGTCAAACGTCTGTACCTTGGAGAAACTGCACGAAAGATGGCGCTCCACCAGTACACCGTAGAAACCATGACAACCCAGTATGAGCAACTTTGGCATCATGTTCGATCGCGCCCACCAACTCCTCGCCTTTATGTATCTCGTCCCAAAGATTAA
- a CDS encoding glycosyltransferase family 9 protein: MPNIQRILFVELLGGIGDVVIALPAIHALARSHPHAHVTVLTFAPGGELLTADPLIHQVIYAAKGQARRAIEQLLAPESLAGTQNLFDLIVSDTNYDGITDVIQTYCTIAYEVFHHPVVAITNLWRSPPPDERVGDRFLTLLENDKLIISEVIDRTKADIHLTSTERIAVQQALGALYRPLVVLCIDAGMPIKQWPIEHFIIVGRALQQHYGATVIIPEGADFNQTEQVVQAIGGTAQVWSRGSLRQFAAMLAAADLMIAADTGPARIAAALQVPTITLFGPSWHGRYGQPDPHINVQGGLTCSERVIHNFTEQQCWYSGECPFAWRTCLEDISPDRVLKAAAAVLQRQPQAQEKATQPEDCLSQTVPIATPASVAAWKTVQNVLIMRLDNIGDVLMTSPALRALRQNLPHTKLTLMASPAGALTAPLLPWIDEVLPWRVVWQDLGRLPFDPDREWSLIKTLTDRQFDAAIIFTSFSQSPHPAGFICALAGIPLRLGESKEQDTQTLTDAVPTAPDSIHQVDRNLRLLEFIDFSIVDRRLTLQIPSLFRSFSLPDRYLLLNPWTTCQSRNYNPQRFAMAAQQLSQKTGWPTVVTGMEKDRERAAPLLSILGNWAIDLIGATTLSDLVALIANAQLVLTNNTSTMHIADATQTPSVVLFAGTEQEQQWRPRHSQSRLLRRPTVCSPCYAFSCPYDLQCLDITPETVVAAGLDLLQEAAMEVMGRGHGVEMKNPLIHPSVPSCVKF; encoded by the coding sequence ATGCCAAACATTCAGCGGATTTTATTTGTTGAATTGCTAGGTGGTATTGGCGATGTAGTTATTGCATTGCCTGCCATTCATGCGCTAGCTCGATCGCATCCTCATGCTCATGTAACTGTTCTCACTTTTGCCCCCGGCGGCGAGTTGCTAACGGCTGATCCATTGATTCATCAGGTGATTTATGCAGCTAAAGGGCAAGCTAGACGCGCGATTGAGCAACTATTAGCTCCAGAATCGCTAGCAGGAACACAAAATTTATTTGATTTGATTGTCTCAGATACTAATTATGACGGCATCACAGATGTAATTCAGACTTATTGCACAATAGCTTACGAAGTATTCCATCATCCTGTCGTTGCAATCACTAATCTATGGCGATCTCCACCTCCAGATGAACGAGTTGGCGATCGATTTCTGACACTACTTGAGAATGATAAATTAATTATCTCTGAAGTGATTGATCGAACTAAAGCGGATATTCACTTGACTTCAACTGAACGAATTGCTGTACAACAGGCGTTAGGTGCACTGTATCGTCCGTTGGTCGTGCTGTGTATAGATGCAGGAATGCCTATTAAACAATGGCCGATCGAGCACTTTATCATAGTCGGTCGTGCTTTGCAGCAACACTATGGTGCAACGGTGATCATTCCGGAGGGAGCAGATTTCAACCAAACTGAGCAAGTGGTGCAGGCGATCGGAGGAACAGCCCAAGTGTGGTCGAGAGGTTCATTGCGTCAGTTTGCGGCGATGCTAGCTGCTGCCGATTTGATGATTGCAGCTGACACAGGGCCGGCTCGTATTGCGGCGGCACTACAGGTTCCTACCATTACCCTATTTGGCCCGTCATGGCACGGTCGCTATGGGCAGCCTGATCCTCACATCAATGTACAGGGTGGTTTAACGTGTTCAGAGCGAGTTATCCATAACTTCACGGAACAACAGTGCTGGTATAGTGGCGAATGTCCGTTTGCTTGGAGGACCTGCCTAGAGGATATTTCACCCGATCGTGTCCTGAAGGCAGCGGCGGCAGTTTTGCAGCGACAACCTCAAGCACAGGAAAAAGCAACCCAGCCGGAAGATTGCTTATCGCAGACAGTACCGATCGCTACACCTGCCTCAGTCGCCGCTTGGAAAACGGTACAGAATGTCTTGATCATGCGCCTCGACAACATTGGCGATGTGCTGATGACCAGTCCAGCATTGCGGGCATTGCGGCAGAATTTGCCCCACACTAAGTTGACGTTAATGGCTAGCCCCGCCGGGGCATTGACGGCTCCATTACTGCCCTGGATCGACGAGGTGCTGCCGTGGCGAGTTGTTTGGCAAGATTTGGGGCGATTGCCATTTGATCCCGATCGCGAATGGTCACTGATTAAAACCTTAACCGACCGTCAGTTTGATGCAGCCATTATCTTTACCAGTTTTAGCCAAAGCCCCCATCCAGCCGGATTCATTTGCGCGTTGGCAGGTATCCCACTACGGTTAGGTGAATCTAAAGAGCAGGATACCCAAACCTTAACTGATGCGGTTCCTACGGCTCCAGATTCTATTCATCAAGTCGATCGTAACTTACGGCTATTAGAATTTATTGACTTTTCTATTGTCGATCGTCGTCTAACGCTACAGATTCCATCCCTTTTTCGTTCATTTTCGCTTCCCGATCGCTATCTTTTATTAAATCCTTGGACAACATGCCAATCTCGTAACTATAACCCTCAACGGTTTGCTATGGCGGCACAACAACTCAGTCAGAAAACAGGCTGGCCGACAGTTGTAACCGGCATGGAAAAAGACCGCGAGCGAGCCGCACCGCTGCTGTCCATTTTGGGAAATTGGGCGATTGATTTAATTGGAGCCACTACGTTATCCGACTTAGTAGCCCTGATTGCCAACGCTCAGCTTGTACTAACCAATAACACCTCAACTATGCACATCGCTGATGCAACCCAAACTCCTAGCGTGGTGTTGTTTGCGGGCACAGAACAGGAACAGCAGTGGCGTCCCCGACACAGCCAATCTCGACTACTCCGTCGTCCTACAGTGTGTAGTCCCTGCTATGCCTTCAGTTGTCCTTACGACTTGCAATGTTTAGACATCACACCTGAAACCGTTGTGGCGGCTGGACTCGACTTATTGCAAGAGGCGGCAATGGAGGTGATGGGCAGGGGTCATGGGGTGGAAATGAAGAATCCGCTTATTCATCCATCCGTTCCGTCTTGCGTCAAGTTCTGA